A region of Fibrobacter succinogenes subsp. succinogenes S85 DNA encodes the following proteins:
- a CDS encoding TIGR02171 family lipoprotein: MKIFGMKDTLILSVAALSIIFLESCSDDSPTQTEMGSSLVCSLRDNCPGADLKDDFALVRSSGKTIVVGTNNKTAKVNERPEMDVKFDYDYQLGLHEVTCGEFKDLMNGKNGLSLECSQSVVPVVNVTYYDAVLFANAKSVKFKLDTAYSYSSAEFDKNGHCVLLEGFKFNPNVDAYRLPTEAEWIFAASLSANVEKSWNADNSDFKAHEVCKKKDENGFCDLYGNVTEWVNDWLGNFRDTTITNFVGATNGGSLGERVIKGGSFRSEPSAINVYARGDVYTVTGTSSSEYLGFRLAYGKISNPVWLDASGEVVASNMSIVTSSKKISSIFGVSRSRLAFRNDVTGNLAYVDFAKISPTIVEIKDSLGVYHPDISPDGKRVTFCTGQEGISGNSAVYVRNLDAEGTGLVKLDVKSAAIPRWRVLENGDTVIVYVTDAGNNKDESVFKAASTWQVKFANGKFGEPSKLFDGAYHGGISDDEKLTVSGARLLRARIAAKESTVKSKAEDEVWYGGEQACNASLNKTTKKTLFLDFAGETGTKFVGSKYRTHERMLIADDGGKLVSSVAAPSGYTFDHSEWVQNDETMAVATLTNADGAHQKIALVNTKDGSILNLVEGEELWHPSFWTPSDKTPVASDWDADSVGHYVSAANQTNYLLSHKMPMFWKLKDTVEVVGLGNSHLWAGFAAPEMSKPAMNMGVVPCDMHCMHYLFKNYVLNHCPKVKYVVLSLDIDLWYNIDPRTDINAGMGGALGFAYDQSHEFYPEGVDDKFVEMVMDNASDDIGEILDAHGWHAATENLGWTDENGVSVMNGDSTWSDCLFNKNLANCLVDMDQNTCLSTYTMDVCVPDTNLNMCLAKSELNQCLAIFSGDVDKLRELVRLAKENDITVIGVMFPISPYYKKTGTYGRHGMRRSHAKALIDEIEAMTESKSNFVIMNENNFGDHDYSTSLANDADHLNKDGAKKITARIDELIKSLDGKSK, encoded by the coding sequence ATGAAAATTTTTGGAATGAAAGATACTCTTATCTTAAGCGTTGCCGCTTTATCTATAATTTTCCTGGAATCCTGCTCGGATGATTCTCCGACTCAGACAGAAATGGGGTCGTCCCTTGTTTGTTCCTTAAGGGACAATTGCCCCGGTGCTGATCTAAAAGATGACTTTGCGCTTGTCCGGTCTTCTGGAAAAACTATAGTAGTAGGCACGAATAACAAAACGGCTAAAGTCAATGAACGCCCTGAAATGGACGTCAAGTTTGATTACGATTATCAGCTCGGTTTGCATGAAGTCACCTGTGGCGAATTCAAGGACTTGATGAACGGAAAGAACGGACTTTCGCTTGAGTGCTCTCAGAGTGTGGTTCCTGTGGTGAATGTCACCTATTACGATGCGGTCCTTTTTGCCAATGCCAAAAGCGTCAAGTTCAAGTTAGATACCGCTTATAGCTATTCCTCGGCTGAATTTGACAAGAATGGCCATTGTGTGCTTCTGGAAGGGTTCAAGTTCAATCCGAATGTTGATGCTTACCGCTTGCCAACCGAAGCGGAATGGATTTTTGCGGCAAGCCTTTCGGCCAATGTTGAAAAGAGCTGGAATGCCGACAATTCTGATTTCAAGGCTCACGAAGTTTGCAAGAAAAAAGACGAAAACGGCTTTTGCGATCTATATGGCAACGTGACGGAATGGGTCAATGACTGGCTCGGGAATTTCCGCGATACGACGATAACGAACTTTGTGGGCGCTACAAATGGCGGTAGCCTTGGCGAACGAGTGATCAAGGGCGGTAGCTTTAGGAGCGAACCTTCGGCGATTAACGTGTATGCCCGTGGAGATGTCTACACCGTTACGGGTACGAGTTCTTCGGAATATCTCGGGTTCCGACTTGCGTATGGAAAGATTAGCAACCCGGTTTGGCTTGATGCTTCGGGCGAGGTCGTGGCTTCGAATATGTCTATTGTCACATCTTCGAAAAAGATTTCGTCCATTTTTGGAGTTTCGCGTTCTAGGCTTGCGTTCCGCAATGACGTGACCGGAAACTTGGCCTATGTCGATTTTGCAAAGATTTCACCGACCATTGTTGAAATCAAGGATTCTCTGGGCGTTTATCACCCCGATATTTCTCCGGACGGCAAGCGTGTGACGTTCTGCACGGGGCAGGAGGGAATTAGTGGAAATTCTGCAGTCTACGTGCGCAATCTGGATGCGGAAGGGACTGGCCTTGTAAAGCTTGACGTGAAGTCGGCTGCGATTCCGCGCTGGCGCGTGCTTGAAAACGGCGATACGGTGATTGTGTACGTGACGGATGCCGGCAATAACAAGGACGAATCTGTGTTCAAGGCAGCATCTACATGGCAGGTGAAATTTGCAAATGGCAAGTTCGGCGAACCTTCTAAGCTTTTTGATGGCGCTTATCACGGTGGAATCAGCGATGATGAAAAGTTGACGGTCTCTGGAGCGCGTTTGCTCCGTGCTCGAATTGCAGCGAAGGAATCAACGGTAAAGTCGAAAGCCGAAGATGAAGTTTGGTATGGTGGCGAGCAGGCTTGCAATGCTTCGCTTAACAAGACGACGAAAAAGACGCTCTTCCTTGATTTCGCAGGTGAAACTGGCACGAAGTTTGTCGGCTCGAAGTACCGCACTCATGAACGTATGCTCATTGCCGATGATGGTGGCAAGCTTGTTTCTTCTGTTGCTGCTCCCAGTGGCTATACCTTTGACCATAGCGAATGGGTGCAGAATGACGAAACGATGGCTGTCGCAACGCTTACGAATGCCGATGGCGCACACCAGAAAATTGCCTTGGTGAATACGAAGGATGGCTCTATCCTGAATCTCGTCGAAGGCGAGGAATTGTGGCACCCGAGTTTCTGGACTCCGTCGGATAAGACTCCGGTTGCCTCGGACTGGGATGCTGATAGCGTGGGCCATTATGTGTCGGCCGCGAACCAGACAAATTACCTGCTTTCGCACAAGATGCCGATGTTCTGGAAACTGAAGGATACGGTGGAAGTGGTTGGCCTTGGCAATTCCCACTTGTGGGCGGGCTTTGCCGCTCCTGAAATGAGCAAGCCTGCAATGAATATGGGTGTTGTGCCGTGCGACATGCACTGCATGCACTACCTCTTTAAGAATTACGTCTTGAACCATTGCCCCAAGGTGAAATACGTTGTGTTGAGCCTCGATATTGACTTGTGGTACAACATTGACCCGCGTACGGATATCAATGCGGGCATGGGTGGCGCACTTGGCTTTGCATACGACCAAAGTCATGAATTCTACCCGGAAGGTGTTGATGACAAGTTTGTGGAAATGGTCATGGATAATGCCTCGGATGATATTGGTGAAATCCTTGATGCACATGGCTGGCATGCTGCCACGGAAAATCTCGGCTGGACTGATGAAAACGGTGTTTCTGTCATGAACGGTGATTCTACTTGGAGCGATTGCCTGTTCAACAAGAACCTCGCCAATTGCCTTGTAGATATGGACCAGAATACTTGCCTTTCCACCTACACGATGGATGTCTGCGTGCCGGATACGAACTTGAACATGTGTCTTGCCAAGTCTGAACTGAACCAGTGCCTGGCAATTTTCTCTGGCGATGTCGACAAGCTCAGGGAGTTGGTGCGCCTAGCCAAGGAAAACGACATTACGGTGATTGGCGTGATGTTCCCGATCAGCCCGTATTACAAGAAAACGGGTACTTATGGCCGTCACGGGATGCGCCGCAGCCACGCCAAGGCGTTGATTGATGAAATCGAAGCCATGACCGAAAGCAAATCAAATTTTGTCATCATGAACGAGAACAATTTTGGCGACCACGATTACTCAACGTCTTTGGCAAATGATGCAGACCATTTGAATAAAGACGGTGCCAAGAAAATCACGGCTCGCATTGATGAGTTGATCAAGTCGCTGGATGGCAAGTCCAAATAA
- a CDS encoding glycosyl hydrolase family 8, which produces MNRLVKMGLAGLFAFGLAQAKVNFPFPQMSDYGGNATLLSDKAKASEELKSQFAYWLKTMYNENGDVAGVRSDPGSDTYFSEGVGYGMLLMVYFSDNTTSYQPQFDKIWNFYKKMMNENGLMIWKVGNLSQSWDAGNGAALDGDIDAAAALAMAYFQFGDEKYKEDAKKLIQAMKKSEFESNGLHLPGDKWGDAALNRKNPGYFDPAYMPVFALIDTDNAEFWNKTAYDANMKLYEASSAEVTTGLIDDWTDKNGKSEDDYYSYDASRAPWRNAKAVCWHGDTRALALDKKMAEFVSTVSAANMKGPVLRSSGSLGNDHNSTFVTSLMTALISDAKYQAKLDEYWKEAVALGDENYFNQSLKLLNGLLVSGNMPNLAAATPSQPTSSSSVTPESSSSDATIALPTLATKSPKMTLSGRSLQITANGNVHVDLISMTGSVLKSFDNHANGSLNVSLKSVPNGLYVVRVKNAGVTSLKKIKLD; this is translated from the coding sequence ATGAATCGTTTGGTAAAAATGGGACTTGCCGGTTTGTTCGCTTTCGGGCTTGCCCAGGCTAAGGTCAATTTCCCGTTTCCGCAGATGTCGGATTACGGTGGAAATGCAACGCTTTTGAGCGACAAGGCCAAGGCCTCCGAAGAATTGAAGTCCCAGTTTGCCTACTGGCTCAAAACCATGTACAATGAAAATGGCGATGTTGCTGGTGTCCGTTCTGATCCGGGTTCTGATACGTATTTCTCGGAAGGTGTCGGTTACGGCATGCTTTTGATGGTCTACTTTAGCGATAACACGACGAGCTATCAGCCGCAATTCGACAAGATTTGGAACTTCTACAAGAAGATGATGAACGAAAACGGCCTCATGATTTGGAAGGTTGGTAATCTTTCTCAGTCGTGGGATGCCGGTAATGGTGCAGCACTCGATGGCGATATCGATGCCGCCGCAGCTCTTGCAATGGCTTACTTCCAGTTCGGTGACGAAAAGTACAAGGAAGATGCCAAGAAGCTTATCCAAGCCATGAAAAAGTCTGAGTTCGAATCAAACGGTTTGCATTTGCCGGGCGACAAGTGGGGTGATGCCGCTTTGAACCGCAAGAACCCGGGCTATTTTGACCCTGCCTACATGCCGGTTTTTGCCTTGATCGATACGGACAATGCGGAATTCTGGAACAAGACCGCTTACGATGCCAACATGAAGCTTTACGAAGCTAGCTCTGCAGAAGTTACGACGGGCCTCATTGATGACTGGACTGATAAAAACGGCAAGAGCGAAGATGACTACTATAGTTACGATGCTTCCCGCGCTCCGTGGCGCAATGCCAAGGCTGTTTGCTGGCATGGCGATACGCGTGCTCTCGCTCTCGACAAGAAAATGGCTGAATTTGTCTCTACCGTCAGTGCCGCCAACATGAAGGGCCCTGTCCTCAGATCTTCTGGTAGCCTCGGCAACGATCACAACAGCACGTTCGTGACATCCCTCATGACGGCGCTTATCTCTGATGCAAAGTATCAGGCTAAGCTCGATGAATACTGGAAGGAAGCGGTTGCTCTCGGTGACGAAAACTACTTCAATCAGTCCCTCAAGCTTTTGAACGGTTTGCTTGTTTCGGGTAACATGCCGAACCTCGCCGCTGCAACGCCTTCGCAGCCGACTTCTTCGAGCTCTGTGACTCCGGAATCCAGCTCCAGCGATGCTACGATTGCCTTGCCGACTCTTGCAACGAAATCTCCGAAGATGACCCTCTCTGGCAGGTCTCTCCAGATTACCGCTAATGGTAATGTCCATGTGGATTTGATTTCTATGACGGGTAGCGTGTTGAAGTCTTTCGACAATCATGCCAATGGTTCTTTGAATGTTTCGCTGAAGTCTGTCCCGAACGGTCTCTATGTCGTTCGCGTGAAAAATGCAGGCGTCACGAGCCTTAAGAAAATCAAGCTCGACTAA
- a CDS encoding acyl-CoA dehydratase activase yields MNDLWVGVDVGSTTVKIAVVDPETSKLLHYTYQRHNAMQAKKVYEVLREAHALFPGKNFRVTFCGSGGQPFAEATHAFFVQEVVANALAVRATYPDSRVAIELGGQDAKVVFFEKDKTTGKLIASDMRMNGVCAGGTGAFIDQVAELLRIKTEVFESYAKRGQKVYEISGRCGVFAKTDIQPMLNNGIAKEDIALSSFHAIAKQTIGGLAQGMEIKPPVIFEGGPLTFNPTLVKAFKERLGISDEQAIVPEHSEVLVAMGAALANGSMFANQECMYREEGSLDALVHFNEIRQAENKAKAASDLFFQSEAEYKLFLEEHKMADNHYPQPPSGTTINVYLGIDAGSTTTKFVLIDENEKVIDGFYASNDGEPLAVLKRAMVDLADRYEEYGVKLNILGVGTTGYGEQLFAKAVHADYHTVETVAHANAAQRLCPDVSFILDIGGQDMKAISVQDGVVTGIILNEACSSGCGSFIETYARSLGIPMEKIAELAFNSKSPSQLGSRCTVFMNSSIITEQRDGKQPEDIIAGICRSIINNVFTKVIRIRNLNTLGKKVVVQGGTFKNNAVLRAFEQYTGLKAIRPERPGEMGAIGIALLTKKFMEEKRAADPNVQSKFIGLEAMRTFSWHNQPGQLCQYCTNHCSRTIVTFSDGQSFVTGNRCERGEVTADPNDPATKKLIAEINKKMQAVPDMIKRTNQLLVKDYAPQILLPQNGKTIGIPRVLEFWNSLPYWKAFFTALGYTVVVSRQSDYKMFEAGLHSVPSDTVCFPAKLVHGHVLSLIEKKVDRIFFPMMISLPSDHTKFNATTVCPVVQGYPNICQNTDEPEKNYGIPMDQPIFHWANTKLRRSQTIDWFHDNWNIDRKTLDKAVTEGEKALNNYRTTLLEEGQKILDDVKANNSFAVVIAGRPYHADLLINHNIASHFTAMGIPVLTTESLPGVYDQDVPNHTRVEIKNTFHLRMLGATMIASRDPHVELAQIVSFGCGHDSVLTDEMMRMMHRDSNKEMLMLKLDEGDARGPVGIRIKSFIETVKARRAANLPEKPISNEPQFHTPFVASDKNKRIILTPNLSPAFAILASSYIQGKGYLSDYLPVADKRAIELGKKYVHNDICFPCQINIGECLKWLEEHPNVPQTEVSMCLAKNCENCRAVQYSVLGRKALDEAGYKDVSIITTGVDTTGMHPGFQLGLDFRLHTLWGLAFMDAIETAYRALRPYEIHKGDSKKIYSKWMPELMKTAATLKKTELGSAKRLVEMLRQCIDEFNKVEITEARQKGVRKPRVAVLGEILMNYHPSANGHVEDYLMDNGMEVYLPGMMDFFRVDEVVRAEKIKRGFSANPIADRLEGGVTSKLFEHAAATANKVMQSFKLYEHHADCFELVNYIDGIIDPTYNTGEGWLIPAEILYNSKHGINSFIIVQPFACLANHISGRGLTKAVKERCPHVQILSLDYDPDTSFANIENRLQMLIINARELERANKVNATARQ; encoded by the coding sequence ATGAACGATTTATGGGTGGGTGTCGACGTAGGCTCCACCACTGTGAAAATTGCTGTAGTCGATCCCGAGACATCTAAGCTTTTACACTATACATATCAGCGTCATAACGCCATGCAGGCGAAAAAGGTCTACGAGGTCCTACGCGAAGCCCATGCCCTTTTCCCGGGCAAGAACTTCAGGGTCACGTTCTGCGGTAGCGGCGGTCAGCCGTTCGCCGAGGCCACTCACGCCTTCTTTGTGCAAGAAGTAGTCGCAAACGCACTTGCCGTGCGTGCCACCTACCCCGATTCCAGGGTCGCCATCGAACTCGGCGGTCAGGATGCCAAGGTTGTGTTCTTCGAAAAGGACAAGACCACCGGTAAGCTCATCGCCTCCGACATGCGCATGAACGGCGTGTGCGCAGGCGGTACGGGTGCATTTATCGACCAGGTCGCGGAGCTCCTCCGCATCAAGACAGAAGTATTCGAAAGCTACGCCAAGCGTGGCCAAAAAGTCTATGAAATCTCGGGCCGTTGCGGCGTGTTCGCCAAGACGGACATCCAGCCGATGCTCAACAACGGCATCGCGAAGGAAGACATCGCCCTTTCAAGTTTCCACGCTATCGCGAAGCAGACCATCGGTGGCCTCGCCCAAGGTATGGAAATCAAGCCGCCGGTCATTTTTGAAGGTGGCCCGCTCACATTTAACCCGACTCTCGTGAAGGCTTTCAAGGAACGCTTGGGCATCTCCGACGAACAGGCGATTGTTCCGGAACATTCCGAAGTGCTCGTTGCCATGGGCGCCGCTCTCGCTAACGGCTCCATGTTCGCAAACCAGGAATGCATGTACCGCGAAGAGGGTTCTCTCGACGCGCTCGTTCACTTTAACGAAATCCGCCAGGCCGAGAACAAGGCCAAGGCAGCCTCCGACCTCTTCTTCCAGAGCGAAGCGGAATACAAGCTGTTCCTCGAAGAGCACAAAATGGCGGACAACCATTACCCGCAGCCGCCTTCCGGCACAACCATCAACGTCTACTTGGGCATTGACGCAGGTTCTACCACCACGAAGTTCGTGCTCATCGACGAGAACGAAAAGGTCATCGACGGCTTCTACGCCAGTAACGATGGTGAACCGCTCGCCGTCTTGAAGCGTGCCATGGTGGACCTCGCCGACCGCTACGAAGAATACGGCGTGAAGCTCAACATCTTGGGCGTGGGTACAACCGGCTACGGCGAACAGCTCTTTGCAAAGGCCGTCCACGCGGACTACCACACGGTGGAAACCGTCGCCCACGCAAATGCCGCCCAGCGCCTCTGCCCCGACGTCTCGTTCATCTTGGATATCGGTGGTCAGGACATGAAGGCCATCTCCGTGCAAGACGGTGTCGTCACGGGCATCATCCTCAACGAAGCCTGCTCCTCGGGTTGCGGTTCATTCATCGAAACGTACGCCCGCAGCCTCGGCATCCCGATGGAAAAGATTGCGGAACTCGCATTCAACTCCAAGAGCCCGTCTCAGCTCGGCAGCCGCTGCACAGTGTTCATGAACAGTTCCATCATCACGGAACAGCGCGACGGCAAGCAGCCCGAAGACATCATCGCGGGCATCTGCCGCTCCATCATCAACAACGTTTTCACGAAGGTCATCCGTATCCGCAACCTGAACACCCTCGGCAAGAAGGTTGTGGTACAGGGCGGTACATTCAAGAACAACGCCGTTCTCCGTGCCTTCGAACAGTACACGGGCCTCAAGGCCATCCGTCCGGAACGTCCGGGCGAAATGGGCGCTATCGGTATCGCTCTCCTCACGAAGAAGTTCATGGAAGAAAAGCGTGCCGCCGACCCGAACGTGCAAAGTAAGTTTATCGGGCTTGAAGCCATGCGCACCTTTAGCTGGCACAACCAGCCAGGTCAGCTCTGCCAGTACTGCACCAACCACTGCTCCCGCACTATCGTCACGTTCAGTGACGGTCAGAGCTTTGTGACGGGCAACCGCTGCGAACGCGGCGAAGTCACCGCCGACCCGAACGATCCGGCAACAAAGAAGCTCATCGCCGAAATCAACAAAAAGATGCAGGCCGTGCCGGACATGATCAAGCGCACGAACCAGCTCCTGGTCAAGGACTACGCTCCGCAGATTCTCCTGCCGCAGAACGGAAAGACCATCGGTATCCCGCGCGTGCTCGAATTCTGGAACAGCCTCCCCTACTGGAAAGCTTTCTTCACGGCCCTCGGTTATACCGTTGTCGTGAGCCGCCAGAGCGACTACAAGATGTTCGAAGCAGGTCTCCACAGTGTGCCTTCGGATACCGTCTGCTTCCCGGCCAAGCTCGTCCACGGCCATGTGCTCAGCCTCATCGAAAAGAAGGTCGATCGCATCTTCTTCCCGATGATGATTTCGCTCCCGAGCGACCACACCAAGTTTAACGCCACGACGGTCTGCCCGGTCGTGCAAGGCTACCCGAACATCTGCCAGAACACGGACGAACCCGAAAAGAATTACGGCATCCCGATGGACCAGCCGATTTTCCACTGGGCAAACACCAAGCTCCGCAGAAGCCAGACCATCGACTGGTTCCACGACAACTGGAACATAGACCGCAAGACTTTGGACAAGGCGGTGACCGAAGGCGAAAAGGCTCTTAATAATTACCGCACCACGCTCCTCGAAGAAGGCCAGAAGATTCTCGACGACGTGAAGGCGAACAACAGTTTTGCCGTGGTCATTGCAGGCCGCCCCTATCATGCCGACTTGCTCATCAACCACAACATTGCAAGCCACTTTACTGCCATGGGCATTCCGGTGCTCACCACCGAATCGCTCCCGGGCGTTTACGACCAGGATGTGCCGAACCACACCCGCGTGGAAATCAAGAACACGTTCCACTTGCGCATGCTCGGTGCAACGATGATTGCATCAAGAGACCCGCATGTTGAACTTGCCCAGATCGTGAGCTTCGGTTGCGGACATGACTCCGTCTTGACCGACGAAATGATGCGCATGATGCACCGCGATTCCAACAAGGAAATGCTCATGCTCAAGCTCGACGAAGGTGACGCACGCGGCCCGGTCGGCATCCGCATCAAGAGCTTTATCGAAACCGTGAAGGCCCGCCGCGCGGCTAACCTCCCGGAAAAGCCGATTTCCAACGAACCGCAGTTCCACACGCCGTTCGTCGCGAGCGACAAGAACAAGCGTATCATCTTGACGCCGAACCTCTCCCCTGCATTTGCAATCCTCGCAAGTTCCTACATCCAGGGCAAGGGTTACCTCTCGGATTACCTCCCGGTTGCAGACAAGCGCGCTATTGAACTCGGCAAGAAGTACGTGCATAACGACATTTGCTTCCCCTGCCAGATCAACATTGGCGAATGCCTCAAGTGGCTCGAAGAACACCCGAACGTTCCTCAAACTGAAGTTTCGATGTGCCTTGCCAAGAACTGCGAAAACTGCCGCGCCGTGCAGTACTCCGTGCTTGGCCGTAAGGCTCTTGACGAAGCGGGCTACAAGGACGTTTCCATCATTACGACCGGCGTCGATACCACCGGCATGCATCCGGGATTCCAGCTCGGGCTTGACTTCCGCCTCCATACGCTCTGGGGCCTTGCATTCATGGACGCCATCGAAACGGCATACCGCGCACTCCGCCCCTACGAAATCCACAAGGGGGATTCCAAGAAGATTTACAGCAAGTGGATGCCGGAACTGATGAAGACCGCAGCCACCCTCAAGAAAACGGAACTCGGCTCAGCCAAGCGCCTCGTTGAAATGCTTCGCCAGTGCATCGACGAATTCAACAAGGTCGAAATCACGGAAGCCCGCCAGAAGGGCGTGCGCAAGCCGCGCGTTGCCGTGCTCGGCGAAATCCTCATGAACTACCACCCGAGCGCAAACGGACATGTCGAAGACTACCTCATGGACAACGGCATGGAAGTTTACCTTCCGGGCATGATGGACTTCTTCCGCGTCGACGAAGTTGTGCGCGCCGAAAAGATCAAGCGCGGATTCTCGGCCAATCCGATTGCAGACCGCCTCGAAGGTGGCGTCACATCAAAGCTCTTTGAACACGCCGCAGCAACCGCCAATAAGGTTATGCAGTCGTTCAAGCTCTACGAACACCACGCCGACTGCTTTGAGCTCGTGAACTACATCGACGGCATTATCGACCCGACGTACAACACGGGTGAAGGCTGGCTCATCCCGGCAGAAATCCTTTACAACTCGAAGCACGGCATCAACAGCTTCATCATTGTGCAGCCGTTCGCCTGCCTCGCGAACCACATCAGTGGTCGTGGCCTCACGAAGGCTGTGAAGGAACGTTGCCCGCACGTGCAAATCCTGAGCTTGGACTACGATCCGGATACCAGCTTTGCCAACATCGAAAACCGCTTGCAGATGCTCATCATCAATGCTCGCGAACTCGAACGTGCTAACAAAGTGAACGCTACTGCTAGGCAGTAA